A region of the Blattabacterium cuenoti genome:
TCATGTGAATCTTCATTCAATTTTTTTACGAAAATAAAAAACTTTTCATAAAATTGTTGAACTCTTTCTTAGATTAGGAATAGATTAGGAAAAAAAAATCATTCATGATGATGTTAGATTTGGATATACATTCTTTATTTAAAAATTATCATTTTTTTAAAGAAAAAAGTTTTAGTTCTTCTAAAGTTTTTAAATACTCTGAATTATTAAAAATGATCAAAACATATGAAAATATATGTTCTATTATTCCTGTAGGAACTTCTATAGAAAATAGAAAAATTTTTAAAATTCAATGGGGATCTGGAACTTGTAAAGTTTTTATATGGTCTCAAATGCATGGAAATGAAACAACAGGAACAAAAGCCATGTTTGATATTCTTCACTTTTTTCTAAAAGAGAAAAACAATGATCTAGTTAAATTTATAAGAAAAAATTTGACTATTTTATTTATTCCTATGTTAAATCCCGATGGTTCTGAAAAATATCAAAGAAGAAATGCAGTAAATATTGATTTAAATAGAGATGCTATTCGTTTACAATCTCCAGAAATACAGATACTATTTCGTGAAATTCAATATAGTAATCCAAATATTTTATTTAATTTACATGATCAAAGAAGTATTTATAATGTTGGAAATAAAAATTTTAATCCAGCTATTTTATCCTTTTTATGTCCTTCTGTAAAAAAAGAGAAAAAAGACACAAAAATTTCTCCTGAAAGAAAAAAGGCTATGGGATTGATAGCTTTTATTGAAAAAAAAATAAAATCTATATTGCCAAATATAGGTTCAATAGGGAGGTTTTCAGATAAATTTTATTCTACTGCTACTGGAGATAATTTACAAAAGAAGGGTTATTCTTGTATTCTTTTTGAAGCCGGAAATTATCCAAAAGATTCTAAAAAAGATATAATTAGAAAATATAATGCTTTATCTATTCTGATA
Encoded here:
- a CDS encoding M14 family zinc carboxypeptidase, whose protein sequence is MMMLDLDIHSLFKNYHFFKEKSFSSSKVFKYSELLKMIKTYENICSIIPVGTSIENRKIFKIQWGSGTCKVFIWSQMHGNETTGTKAMFDILHFFLKEKNNDLVKFIRKNLTILFIPMLNPDGSEKYQRRNAVNIDLNRDAIRLQSPEIQILFREIQYSNPNILFNLHDQRSIYNVGNKNFNPAILSFLCPSVKKEKKDTKISPERKKAMGLIAFIEKKIKSILPNIGSIGRFSDKFYSTATGDNLQKKGYSCILFEAGNYPKDSKKDIIRKYNALSILIGFYFLSFPKKDLEKEYSSYFTIPKNKKKLLDKIYRGVKIQRGKYKFLVDIGIRNIEKFNVVKNDIDLISKIVDIGDLSNFFAYEDSICYGKKFHSKGRNYPIIGDIELFDIL